The following is a genomic window from Deltaproteobacteria bacterium PRO3.
TATAGACCGAGTAGATCGTGCTGTACCAGTGCGGCTCCAGCGACATCAGCCAGTCGTAGCTCGCCATCGCGAAGGTCAAGGCGAAGACCAAGATGAAGAGCGCCGAGACGCGGATGCTGCGCCGGTGGAGCGAGAGGTCCGGGTTCGCGTCCTGCCGCAGGGAATAACGGCGCAATAAATAGGTCAGCAGGATCCAGAGGCCGAAATACGCGACCATGCGCCCGAAGAAGAAGGGCACGTTCAGGTAGGGCTCTTTGTGTCGCAGGAGCGGGTCGTGCAAGACGGCGTCGTGATGCGACCAATGGTAGAGCGAGTGCATCCCGAAGACCAGCGTCAGCATGAGTAGGAGGGCCACCGGGAGAAAGCGCGTCATCGCCTCGGGGACGCGCTTGAAGTTGGAGGCCCAGCCGGCGTTGGTCACGTAGAGGATGGCCAGGAAAAAGGCGGCCGCCAAGGCCAGCGACGTGTAGTAAAAATTGTTGATCAGGAGGTTCGCCCACATCCGCGCCGGATCCAAGAAGGCGCCCGCGGCCAGGGCGGCGAAGCCCGCGGCCATCAGGACATAGCTCCAACGCTTGTAAACGGGCGCAAAGGTGAAACTCGGCTTGATCTTCATGGGGCCCTCCCTCCCGAGGGAAGCGATTCGGCGGCCGGGGACGGGGCCGGCGCGGACGGGGCGGATTCCGCCGCGGGCTTAGTCTCCGCTCCGGGTGTCAGGCCCTGCAGCTTGCGCAGGTAAAAGACCAGCTTCCAGCGATCCTCCGGCCTAATCTGGCTCGCGTAGGCGGCCATCTCGCCGGACCCCACGGTGACGATGTGAAAGAGCCGCCCGTCGGGATACTGCATCAAGGTCTTCCCGGTCAGGGACGGCGGGTTCGGGTACTTCGGGATCAGCGGGCCGTCCCCCTGCCCCGTCTCGCCGTGGCAGATCAGACAAAAGTTGCGATACACCTTCTCCCCGCGCGCCAGGGCCTCCGGCGTGAAGGGGACCGGATTCTTCAGCTCTACCCCGGCCCGCTGGGCGTCCTCCGGCGTCGCGCCGTAGGGATAGGGCATAAAGCCGCGCGGCACGGTGCCCGCCGGCGGCGCCTGCAGGGTCTTGCCGTCCTTGAAGTTGGGGTTCGGCGCGAAGGCGTCGTAGGGCACCGAGCGCACCATCTCGGGCAGGAACTCGTAGCCCGGCTGCTTGGGGCTCGAGTCGCAGGCCGCCAAGGCCAGGAGGGCCGAAGCCAAAAAGCCGCGGATCAGGGCGCGCCTCAACACAGGACCTCCTTGCTCTCCACCGCGAAGGCGCCGAGCTCGCCCAGCAGGCGCCGGGCCTGCGGCTCATCCAGCGAGGCGTCGCGCTGCTCCAAGACGAGGGCGAAGGTGTCGTTGGTGACGCGCGGGTGAAAGACCCTCGCCCTCGATCCGGGAAACAGCCTGGAACGGAGGAAAAAAGCAAAGACGGTGCTCAGGGCCCCTAACAGGACGGTGATCTCGAAGGCCACCGGGAGCCAGGCCAGGGTGGAGTTGTCGGGCTTGCCGCCGACGTTGATCGGCCAGTCCACCACCGAGGTCCAATACTGGAAGGCCATGGCGAGGGCGAGACCCACGAAGCCCGCGACAAAGGTCACGTAAGGCAGCCGCGAGCGCCTCAGCCCCATCGCCTCGTCGATCCCGTGGATGGCGTAGGGGGAGTAGACGTCCTCGATCGCGAAGCCGCGCTCGCGCAGCGCCCGCACCGCGCCCAACAACGCGTCCTCTTCCTGAAAATGTCCCACCAGGTACTTCTTAAACATTCCGAATCACCTCTTCCCGCTTGTTCTGCGCGGACAGGACGATCTTCACCTCGTGGATCGCGATGCCCGGCAAAAACCGGATGAACAGGAGAAAACAGGTGAAGAACAGCCCGAAGGTCCCGAGGAAGGTCCCGACCTCGACGAAGGTGGGCTTGTACATGGCCCAGCTGGAGGGCAGGAAGTCGCGATGCAGCGAGGTGACGATGATGACGAAGCGCTCGAACCACATCCCGACGTTGACCAAGATCGAGAGGATGAACATGGGGACGATGCTGGTGCGGATCTTCTTGAACCAAAAGAGCTGCGGGACGACCAGGTTGCAGGTCATCATCGTCCAATAGGCCCAGGCGTAGGGGCCGGTGGCCCGGTTTTTAAAAGTGAACATCTCGTACGCGTTGCCGCTGTACCAGGCCATGAAGAATTCGGTGATGTAGGCGAAGCCGACGATCGAGCCGGTCGCGAGGATCACTTTGCACATGTTCTCGAGGTGGTGCATCGTGATGTAGTTCTCCCAGTGCATCACCCTGCGGGTGAGGATCAACAGGGTCAGCACCATCCCGAAGCCGGAGAAGACCGCGCCGACCACGAAGTAAGGCGGAAAGATCGTCGTGTGCCAGCCGGGAATGACCGAGGTCGCGAAGTCCATGCTGACGATGGTGTGCACCGAGACAACCAGCGGCGTAGCGAGACCGGCCAGGATGAGGGTGAGCGTCTCGTAACGCGCCCAGGTCCGGCTCGAGCCGTCCCAGCCGAGGCTGAAGACCGAGAAGAGCCACTTCTTGACCTTGTTCGTCGTCCGGTCCCGCAGCGTGGCGAGGTCGGGGATCATCCCGATGTACCAGAAGACCGCCGAGACGATGAAATAGGTGCTGATCGCGAAGACGTCCCAGAGCAGCGGGGAGCGGAAGTTCACCCACAGCGAGCCGCGCAGATTGGGATAAGGAAAGACCCAGAAGGCCAGCCAAGGCCGCCCCATGTGGATGACCGGGAAGACCGCCGCGCAGAGCACCGCAAAAATGGTCATCGCCTCCGCCGCGCGGTTGATCGAGGTGCGCCACTTCTGGCGGAACAGCAGCAGGATGGCGGAGATCAAGGTGCCCGCGTGGCCGATGCCGACCCAGAAGACGAAGTTGGTGATGTCGAAGGCCCAGCCGATCGTCTTATTGAGGCCCCAGACGCCGATCCCTTTCTTGATCTGGTAGCCCACCAAGGCGACGCCCATCAGCAAGGTCAGCAAGGAGAGCAGGAAGAGGAGCTTCCACCCGGCGCCGGCCTTCCGCTCCAGCGGACGACAGACGTCTTCGGTCACGTCCACCATCGATTTCTCTCCGGTGACCTGCGGGGGACGCAGCGGGCTTGAGACGGTCAATCGCGACATAGCCTATTCCTTGTTCCGCACCTTGGTGAGGTATCCCACCGCGGGGCGCACGTTCAATTCCTCCAACACCGCGTAGTAGCGCTCGTCCTTGAGCAGCTTCGAGATCTCGCTGTTCGGGTCGTTCAGGTCGCCGAACACGATGGCCTTGCCGGGGCAGGACTGCTGGCAGGCCATCTGGATCTCGCCGTCCTGGAGCGCCCTCCCCTCGTTCTTCGCCTGCAGCTTGCCCTCCTGGATGCGCTGGATGCACATCGAGCACTTCTCCATGACGCCGCGCGAGCGCACCGTGATGTCGGGATTTAAGGCCAGCTTGGCGACCTGGTCGTTGAGGTTGAAGTCGAACTCGGGGTTGTCGGCGTAGTCGAACCAGTTGAAGCGCCGCACCTTGTAGGGGCAGTTGTTGGCGCAGTAGCGGGTGCCGACGCAGCGGTTGTAGACCTGCTGGTTGAGGCCGTCGGAGCTGTGCACCGTCGCCAGGACGGGGCAGACGGTCTCGCAGGGGGCGTTGCCGCAGTGCTGGCACATCATCGGCTGGTGCAGGGTCTCGGGATTTTCCGCATCGCCGACGTAATAGCGGTCGATGCGGATCCAGCCCATCTCGCGCCGGCGCCAGACCTCCTCTGCGCCGACCACCGGGACGTTGTTCTCCACCTGGCAGCCGATCAGGCAGCCGGAGCAGCCGGTGCAGGCGTTGAGGTCGATGGCCATGCCCCAGCTGTGGGCGCCCTCTTTCCAGGCGGGCCACAGCGAGATCAGCTTGGGCCTATCCTCATTGCCGGCCCGCGGGTTTCTCTTGTACTCGTCGAAGCGGGTCTGGCGGACGATGGCGCGCCCCTCCATGCTGCCGTGGGTCTGCGTCGTCGCGACGCGCTGCGTGCGCCCCGTAGCGGCGAGCCGGACGCCCGAGATCGCGTAGCGAAAATACCCGTCCGCATAGCCGAGGACCGGGTAGGCGTCGGCACCCACGCCCTTCCCCACCTTTCCCGCCGCGCTGCGCCCGTAGCCCAGCGCCGCGCCGAGGGTCTTGGCCGGCATGCCGGGCTGGAGGAAGACGGGCAATTCCAAATTTCCCCGCTCGGTTTCCACCCGAACGACGTCCCCGTCCTTCCAGCCGCGCCGGGCCGCCTCGGCGGGCGCGATCTTCAGGACGTTGCCCCAGGTCACCTTCGTCACCGGGTCGGGCAATTCCTGCAGCCAGGGGTTGTTGGCCGCCGCGCCCTCGCGCAGGGCAATGGACTCGTAGACCTGCATTTGGAGGGCCTCGCCGCCGGCGGCGCGGAGCCGCGGATCCGCCAGGGCCGCGCGCGCGATCTCGACGGGGTTCTCCACGAGGGCTTTCGCCTGGGGATCCGATCCCGGCAGGCGAAATACCCCGTCATGGAGAGAAAAGTTCCAAAACTCCCGGAAGGAGAGAAATTTTGTCTGTCGGGGATAGAGCGTCTTTTCCCAATGGGCCTGGAGGTAACGGTAGAAATCCGGACCTAAGCCCAGCCAGCGCAGCAGGCTGTCCTGGAAGCCGCGGTTGTCGAAGAGCGGCGCGATCAAGGGCTGTGTCAGATGGAAGAGTCGCGCGCGGGGCTCGGCGTCGTTCCAGGCCTCGAGGAAGTGCAGGCCCGGCGCCTGGGCGCGGACCAGGGCGGCGGTCTCGTCGGGCGCGGGGCTGAAGGAGAGGGAGAGCGGGACCTTCTTCAAGGCCTCGCGGAATTCCGCGGCCAAAGGATTGTCGTAGGCGGGGTTCACGCCCTCGACCAGAAGAACCGCGACCTCCCCGCGCTGCATCGCCGCCACCAACTCGGCGAGTCCGGCCTCGTCGCCCTGCTTTTGGCGGGAGACACCGTCCAAATCGACGGTCTTGCCGATATTGCCGAGCAGGGCGTTGATCGCGTTGACCGCGGCCTGGACCAGGGGTTCGTTGGAGCCGCTGACCACCAGAGACTTCCCGCGATGGGCCCACAGATCCTTGGCGACTGCCTGGATTTTTTCCAGGGGCAAACCCTGCTTGGGAAATTCCGGCAGGGCCGCGCCGCCGGCCAGGGCCTGAACGGCCTCCAAGAGGGCCAAGGTCGCCCAGGACGTTTGGTCGGGCGCGATCGGGAGGCGCAGGTCCGCGTTGCTGCCGGTCAGGCTGAAATCGGACTCGATCTGCACATGGCGGGAGGGCGCGACGCCCGGCTTGAGCTTGCGGCGCGAGACGTACTGCCGCGTGAACTCCACCGGCGAGAGCCAGGCGCCCAGGAAGTCCGCCTGGATGCCGACGACGCGCTCGGCCAGGTCGAAGCGATAGGTCGGCAGGACCGCCGCGCCGAAGCTCTTGCGGTTGGCCTCGCGAATCGCCTTGGCCGAGACGGAGTCGTAGGCGACGTGACTCGATCCCGGAAATTTCTTCAGAAACTCCTCGATAAGCGCGAGGGTGGAGGGACCGTTGATCGTCCCTGTCAGGAGGACGGCCTTGCGCCCCTCCGCGCCGGCGGAGGCCAGGGCCGCGCGAACCCTGTCGTCCAGGGCGTCCCAGGCGATGGGGTTTCCGTCCCAGCGCGGGGCCTTCAGGCGCGCCCCGTCGTAGAGGGAGAGCAGGCTCGCCTGCCCCACCGCGCAGACGCCGCCCTGATTGAGCGGGGATTCGGGATTGCCCTCCACCTTGATCGGGCGACCGTCCCGGCTCTTGACCAAAAGGCCGCACCCGGCGCTGCAGCCCGCGCAGGTCGTGGCGTACCAATTGGCCACGCCCGGCGTCAGCTCCTCGGGCTTTTGCAAAAAGGGGATCGCCTTGTGAACCGGGGAACGGGTGCAGGCCGTCATCGCGACGGTGCCGAGTCCGAAGCCCATGAGCTTCAAGAAGTCGCGGCGCGAGGCGCTCCACTCGGGAAATTCGTCGGCGCTTTCCTCGCGCCAGGCCGGGTCCTCGCGCAGCTCCTCGAGGCTTTTCCAGGCCTTCTTCTCCGGGACCGGTTTTTTCGAGTCAGAGTTCATAAATCCTTTAGTAATGGCACTTGGCGCAGTCCATGCCGCCGACGAAGGCCTTCGGCATCTTCTCGCTCAGGAATTCGGCCGCCGCGGCCTTTTCGTGCCCGGGCGGCGGCGCAATGCCCTGCTGCCGGTGGCAATCGATGCACCAGCCCATCGTCAGCGGCTGGTCCTGGCGCATCCGCCCCATGGTTTCGACCGGGCCGTGGCAGCTGCGGCAGTCGACGCCCGCGTTCACGTGCTGGCTGTGGTTGAAGTAGACGAAGTCCGGGAGGTTGTGGACCTTCACCCACTCGATGGGCTTGTTCTCGGCCACCGCCTTGGCGATCTTCTGGATCTCGGGCGAATCCTTTTTGATCTTGTTGTGGCAGTTCAGGCAGACATTGGCCGGCGGGATGCCCGCGTGCCGGCCCTGCTCGGCTCCGAAGTGACAGTAGCGGCAGTCGATCTTGTTCTCGCCGACGTGGATCTTGTGGGAGAAGGCGATCGGCTGATCGGGCTCGTAGCCCTGGTTCACGCCCACCCGCATCCCGGCGCGGATCAGCCAAGCGACGAGCGTCGCGACGCCGACCAGCAATAGGACTGCGGCGAGCTTGGCGGCCGGGCTGGCCTTTGATTTTTGATCGTGCTCTCTCATGGTGCTTAACAGGGCTTCTCGCAGCCTTTCCGTCGGTAGAACCACCAGTTGATGGCGATGTTCAGCAGATAGAAGACCGCGACGCCGTAGAAGAATCCGTTCACCGAACCCGTTTTCGTCAGGACCTTCCCGATCAACAGCGAAAAGAGGAAGGGGCCATACGCGGCCACCGCCGCCGTCCAGCCCAACACCCCGCCCGCCTGGCGCGGCGGAAAGATCACCGGAATCTGCCGGAAGGTCGAGGCGTTCCCGATCCCCGAGAAAAGGAAGATCCCCAGCATGCAGAAGACGAACCACGGAAACTGCGCCATCGAGGTAGGCTGGGTGAAAAAGGTGACCGCGATGGAAAAGGCGAGCAATCCGATGCCGCTGAGCTGCGTGAAGATCGCACCGCCCCACTTATCGCTGGGCGGCCCCATCACGATGCGGATCGTCGATCCGATCAGGGGGCCGAGGAAGGCGTACTTCAAGGGATCCGGGGAATCCGGAAAATTCCCGTAGACCGACTTGATCAGGAGCGGAAAGGCCGCGGAAAAACCCGAGAAGGAACCGAAGGTCATGACGTAGAGCGAAGTCATCAACCAGGTATGTTTGTCCTTGAAGATGTCGGACTGCTCCCGGACGGAGGCGCGCACCGGAACGCTGCGCAGTAGGAACCAGGCCAGGAATCCGAGGACCACCAACAAGGGAACGTACCAGAAGGCCGCATTCTGCAGCCAAATCGGCTTGGTCACCGCGCCCTTGGTGAAGGTCTGCGGATCGCCGCCCAAAGCGCCCAGGGCCGCGAAGCCGATGATCCAGGGGGTGACAAACTGGGTGAGGCTGACGCCGAAATTGCCGATCCCCGCCTGGATGCCGAGCGCCGTGCCCTGAAGGCGCTTGGGGAAGAAGAGGCTGGTGCTGGGCATGTAGGAGGAAAAGTCCCCCCCGCCGAAGCCCGCCGAGAAGGCGAGGACCATGAAAATCCAGAACGGAGTCTCTGGATTCATGACGGCAAGACCGATCCCCACGCAGGGAATCAACTTCAGAAATGTCGAGACGGTAACCACCGCTCGCGTGCCGAAGATGGGAATGAGGAAGGTGTGGAGGATGCGCAGCGTCCCTCCCGCCAAGCCCGGCATCGCGGCCAGCCAGAAGAGCTGCATGGTGTCGAACTTGAACCCGATATTGGGCATTCGCACCACGATCGCGCTCATCATGAACCAGGAGGCGAAGGAAAGAACCAGACAAAGCGTGGTAATGGTAAGGGTCCGCCAAGCGATGGCCTTGCCCTGACCCTCCCAAAAACCGAGGTCTTCCGGCTTCCATTCCTTCAGCCAGGATTTGCCTCGGTTCGCGGGGAGGCCCGCGTCGGGGGGAACTGCGGCCGATGATTTCATGGAGGTAGACGTCATAAAGCTCCTTTAAGAATTCACACGCCTCAGTTCCGTAACTCCGGAGGAGATCTTCGCCTCTGAAGTATCCAGCGCCTTGCCGCCCTCTCCCACCCAAGTCTTGGTCCACGATTTACTGAAGATGGCCAAGGCGGCGATGCCCATCACCGCCAACAGGCTCCCGCTGAGAAAACCCGGCGTGAAGCTGCCCACATATTCCTTGCCGATGCCCATCGCATTGGGCAGAAATCCGCCGCCGAGGGCGCCGATCTCGCCGATCAGGCTGCCCGCCACCGCCGTCATGGTGGCGAAACGCAAGGGCACCAGCTGGAAGACCGCGCCGTTGCCCGCGCCCATCGCCGAGAAGCAGACGATCATGATGGCGACCATCACCCAAGGGTTCGCGGGCAAGAAGGCCGCGGCCACCGTGGAGCCGAGAATGATGACAAAGACGGTGCGCAACATCCGGATCCCGCCCATATGGTCGGCCATCCAGCCGCCCGCGATGCGCAGGACGCTGGCCGCGACGATGATGGCGGCGCTGTATTTCCCGATGCTCTGTTTGGCGATGCCGTATTGGTCGTGGAACAGAGTCGGCAAGAAACTGGTCAGGCCGATGTAGCCGCCGAAGGTGACGATGTAGAGCAGGTTGAAGACCCAGGCATCGCGATCGACGAGGATTTTCAGGTAGTCCTTCAGGTTTTCCCGTTTTTGATCCGGCGGTTCCTTGGCGAAGACGGCCAATAGGATCATCGCAAGCAAAATCGGAAAAATGGACAGGCCGTAGACCGCCCGCCAGCCGAAGGCCTTGGCCAGAGGGGGAGCGAAGAGCACCGCCAGCACCGCACCGCTGTTGCCGGCGCCGGCGATACCCATGGCGAGGCCCTTGAACTTGGGCGGATACCAGCCCGAGCCCAGCGAGAGGGCGACGCCGAAGCTGGCCCCCGCCACGCCCAACACGACGCCCATGGCCAGCACGGAACCGTAGCTGCCGGTGAAAAAATATCCGATGCCTAGGCCCACGATGATCAGGCCCATCTCGATCTGCGCCGCGGTCTTGCGCCCGATGTATTGGGAAAGCAGGCCCATCGGAAAGCGCATCAGGGCGCCGGCCATGACGGGCACGGAGACCATGAAGCCCTTCTGCGCGGGCGAAAGGCCGAACTCTTCGCTGATAAAAGGAGCCATGGCGCCGTTCAGCACCCACACGGCGAAGCAGAAGTCGAAATACAACAAGGCGGTGAGCAAGGTGCCGGGATGGCCGGATTTCCAAAATTCTTTAAACCGTTCCATATCCTCTCTCCATTTCCATCCAAAAATTTGTCCCCTAGCCCGCCCGCCGAATCTTCTTCCGGTCGTAGTTCCAAACCACGATCTGGTAGGAACGCCACAGGTACGAGACCGGCACGACCAGGAAGTGGATCAGGCGGGTGAAGGGCAAAATGGCGACGATCAAAAAGGCGGTGAAGACGTGGACCTTGACCAGGGTCGGCATCCCCGCGACGAACTCGACGTTGGGGTTGAGCGTGAAGAGGCCCCGCAGATAAGGCACCAGGGCGGAGGCGTACCAGCTCGAGCCCCAGCGGTAGCCGATCGCCACCGCCACGCCCGAGGCGACCTGCACCAGCAGGACCGCCAGCACCAGGACGTCGACCTTCGAGGTCACCTGGCGGATCCGCGGGTCGCTGATCCGCCGGACGATCAGCAGGACGATGCCGACCAGGGCCAGCAGGCCGAAGGTCAGACCCGTGACCTCGAGGATCAGCAGCCGGATCGGAACGGAGTTCCAGAGCAGGACCTCGCGCGGGAAGAGCAGCCCAATCAGGTGCCCGAGCAGGACGGCGAGGATGCCGTAGTGCCATGGCACCGAGCCCCAGAACAGCTTCTTGCTCTCCAGGAATTCGGAAGAAAGGCTGGTGAACTCGTGGCGCCGGAAGATGTAGCGCCAGACGGAGACGACCACTTCCAACGCGATCGCGACATAAGGGAAGACGACGAAGAGCAGGTAATTTTTCATGACAGGGCTCCTTCCCGGCGCTCGGGCCCGCAGGCCTCGGCGGGAAAATCCTTGCGCAGGACGCCTTGCAGCGCCTGCAGGGCCCCGCCGTAGACGTTCCCCTTCTCCTTGAAACCCGGCAGCATCTTCTCGAGGGCGGGCTCCACGAAGACGCGGCTCAACTCGCCGGCCAACTCGCTCGCCTGAATCTTGGCGAGAAGCCGCAGCAGGTTGGGGAGGTGGTCGGCCAGCTCGGTCCCGCAGCGGTTCTCCGCCTTTTCATGCTCGCGGTTGAGATGGACCAGCAGCTCGCCGCGCTTGTAGTCCTCGCCGAATAGGACGTAGCCGACGTCCAGGTAGCAGACCGGGTGGATCTCGAAGGTGTGGGTGTAGAGCTCCTGGAGCCGCTGTTCGGAGGATTCGCGGACGAAGTCGCGGAGCGGGGCGAGGGCCTCGCCCGCTTCCGGATAGGCGGCCGCGACCTCGGTCAAGGCCGTCTCGATCTCGGCGCGGTCGCCCGTCCAGGGATAGCTGAGGATGCGGGCGAAGCTTTCATAGGGGTGTCTCTGGGCCATGACTATAACCCCCTCCCCACGGCCATCCGGAAGCCGAAGCCGCCGGTGCCCTTCTTCTCGAACTCGGTGTCGAGCATCACGACCGCCTCCTCGCGATGGCTGGGCGGGATGACGAAACGCTCCTCAAAATTGGCCAGCGAGGTCAGCCTGTAGATCGCCTCCGCTTCCTCGGGACTGGTGCCCGTCTCCTTGAGGGCCTTCTGCACGGCCTCGGCCCCGAGGTCGCCGACCGTCTCCTCGCGGCGGTAGAGGCGCACCGCCATCATCTTCTTCAAGACCTCGCGGATCTGGCCCTCGTTGCCGGCCGTGAAGAGGGAGGCCAGGTATTGGATGGGCAGCCGCGCCTGCTCGATGTCGGTGAAAAGCCCCTCGGTGAGGCTCTCGTAGACCCCCTCCTCGCTCATCCCCATGATCGGGAGCAGCGGCGGGACATAGAAGAGCATGGGCAGGGTGCGATATTCGGGGTGGAGGGGCAACGCGAGGCCCCATTCCTTCACGAAGCGGTAGACCGGCGAGCGCTGGGCGTACTCGATGACCGAATCGTGGATGCCGTTCTTCCGCGCCTCGGCGATCACCTTGGGATCCTTGGGATCGAGAATAATCTCGCGGGAGAGATCCAGCAGCTTCGACTCGTCGGCCGAGGCGAATTGGTGGATCAGGTCCGCGTCGTAGAGCATCATCCCCAGGTAGCGGATGCGTCCGACGCAGGAGTGCATGCAGGCGGGCGCCTGCCCCGTCTCGAGGCGCGGGTAGCAGAGGATGCATTTTTCCGACTTGCCCGTGGACCAGTTGTAATAGGTCTTCTTGTAGGGGCAGGCGGTGACGCACATGCGCCAGGCGCGGCACTTCTTCTGGTTGATCAAGACCACGCCGTCCTCGCCCCGCTTGTAGATGGCCCCCGAGGGACAGGCCGCGAGGCAGGCGGGGTTGAGGCAGTGGTTGCAGATCCGCGGCAGGTAGAACATGACCAGCTTCTCGACCTGGAAGAGGGCCTCCTGTTCGGCCTGCGAAAGGTTCTTGAAGTTGGGGTCTTTGCGCGCGTAATCCGGACTGCCGCTCAGGTCGTCGTCCCAGTTGGGACCGGCCTTGATCTCCATGAACTTCCCGGTCAAGAGCGAGACGGGCCGCGCCACCGGCTGGGTATCGCCTTCCGGCGAGTTGAACAGGTCCTCGTAGCGATAGGTCCAGGGCTCGTAGTAGTCGTCGATGGTCGGCAGGTTGGGGTTGTGGAAGATGTTCTTGAAGGCACGCAGCTTCCCCGCGCCTTTCAGCTCGATGGAGTTCCCCTTCTTGACCCAGCCGCCCTTGTAGTCCTCTTGGTTTTCCCAGGCGGTGGGATAGCCGGTGCCGGGCTTGGTCTCGACGTTGTTCCACCACATATATTCCGCGCCCTTGCGGTCCGTCCAAACGTTCTTGCAGGCGATGGAGCAGGTGTGGCAGCCGATGCATTTGTCCAGGTGAAATACGACCGATACTTGTGCGCGAACATCCATAATAACCCTACCAAACCAGGTCTTCGAGCTTGCGGACCATGACATAGGTGTCGCGGTTGCAGCCGGTGGGACCCCAATAATTGAAGTGATAGGTGAACTGGGCATAGCCGCCGACCATCAGGTTCGGCTTCAGCCGCACCCGGGTCAGGCTGTTATGACCGCCCGCCCGCTTGTACTCGCGCAGCGGCGAGCGCGGCACCGAGTAGGTGCGCTCCGGCGAGTGGTAGATGATGCACACGCCCTTCGGGATGCGCGCGCTCACGTTGGCGCGGGTCACCACCACGCCGTGGTCGTTGTGCACCTCCACGTAATCGTTGTCCTCGAGGCCCAGCTCCTTCGCGTCCTCCTCGCCGATCCAGAAGGGCTCGGTGCCGCGGGACAGGGTGAGCATGCGCAGGGTGTCGCCGTAGGTGGAGTGGATGTGCCACTTGCCGTGCGGGGTCAGGTAATTCAGGATCTTCGCCTTGCCCTGCTCCAGGCTCTTCTTCAGATCGCCGTAGGCCTCGGGGCGCGGCGAGGGCTTGTAGACCGGGAGGTTTTCGCCGAAGGCGATGTAGGCCGGGTGGTCCAGGTAGTAGCTGAGCCGGCCGGTGAGGGTGCGCCAGGGCACCTTCCGCTCGACGTTGTAGGTGTAGGCGGAATAGGCGCGGCCCCCGTCCATCAGTCCGGACCAGATCGGGCTGTTCAAGAGGCGGCGCGGCTGCGCGACTAGGTCGGAGAACTCGAGCCGCACGTCGCGGCTGTCCTCAGCCAAGTCGGTAAGCTTGA
Proteins encoded in this region:
- a CDS encoding 4Fe-4S dicluster domain-containing protein, with the protein product MNSDSKKPVPEKKAWKSLEELREDPAWREESADEFPEWSASRRDFLKLMGFGLGTVAMTACTRSPVHKAIPFLQKPEELTPGVANWYATTCAGCSAGCGLLVKSRDGRPIKVEGNPESPLNQGGVCAVGQASLLSLYDGARLKAPRWDGNPIAWDALDDRVRAALASAGAEGRKAVLLTGTINGPSTLALIEEFLKKFPGSSHVAYDSVSAKAIREANRKSFGAAVLPTYRFDLAERVVGIQADFLGAWLSPVEFTRQYVSRRKLKPGVAPSRHVQIESDFSLTGSNADLRLPIAPDQTSWATLALLEAVQALAGGAALPEFPKQGLPLEKIQAVAKDLWAHRGKSLVVSGSNEPLVQAAVNAINALLGNIGKTVDLDGVSRQKQGDEAGLAELVAAMQRGEVAVLLVEGVNPAYDNPLAAEFREALKKVPLSLSFSPAPDETAALVRAQAPGLHFLEAWNDAEPRARLFHLTQPLIAPLFDNRGFQDSLLRWLGLGPDFYRYLQAHWEKTLYPRQTKFLSFREFWNFSLHDGVFRLPGSDPQAKALVENPVEIARAALADPRLRAAGGEALQMQVYESIALREGAAANNPWLQELPDPVTKVTWGNVLKIAPAEAARRGWKDGDVVRVETERGNLELPVFLQPGMPAKTLGAALGYGRSAAGKVGKGVGADAYPVLGYADGYFRYAISGVRLAATGRTQRVATTQTHGSMEGRAIVRQTRFDEYKRNPRAGNEDRPKLISLWPAWKEGAHSWGMAIDLNACTGCSGCLIGCQVENNVPVVGAEEVWRRREMGWIRIDRYYVGDAENPETLHQPMMCQHCGNAPCETVCPVLATVHSSDGLNQQVYNRCVGTRYCANNCPYKVRRFNWFDYADNPEFDFNLNDQVAKLALNPDITVRSRGVMEKCSMCIQRIQEGKLQAKNEGRALQDGEIQMACQQSCPGKAIVFGDLNDPNSEISKLLKDERYYAVLEELNVRPAVGYLTKVRNKE
- a CDS encoding NarK/NasA family nitrate transporter, producing the protein MKSSAAVPPDAGLPANRGKSWLKEWKPEDLGFWEGQGKAIAWRTLTITTLCLVLSFASWFMMSAIVVRMPNIGFKFDTMQLFWLAAMPGLAGGTLRILHTFLIPIFGTRAVVTVSTFLKLIPCVGIGLAVMNPETPFWIFMVLAFSAGFGGGDFSSYMPSTSLFFPKRLQGTALGIQAGIGNFGVSLTQFVTPWIIGFAALGALGGDPQTFTKGAVTKPIWLQNAAFWYVPLLVVLGFLAWFLLRSVPVRASVREQSDIFKDKHTWLMTSLYVMTFGSFSGFSAAFPLLIKSVYGNFPDSPDPLKYAFLGPLIGSTIRIVMGPPSDKWGGAIFTQLSGIGLLAFSIAVTFFTQPTSMAQFPWFVFCMLGIFLFSGIGNASTFRQIPVIFPPRQAGGVLGWTAAVAAYGPFLFSLLIGKVLTKTGSVNGFFYGVAVFYLLNIAINWWFYRRKGCEKPC
- a CDS encoding cytochrome c, encoding MVRSVPYDAFAPNPNFKDGKTLQAPPAGTVPRGFMPYPYGATPEDAQRAGVELKNPVPFTPEALARGEKVYRNFCLICHGETGQGDGPLIPKYPNPPSLTGKTLMQYPDGRLFHIVTVGSGEMAAYASQIRPEDRWKLVFYLRKLQGLTPGAETKPAAESAPSAPAPSPAAESLPSGGRAP
- a CDS encoding DUF3341 domain-containing protein, translated to MFKKYLVGHFQEEDALLGAVRALRERGFAIEDVYSPYAIHGIDEAMGLRRSRLPYVTFVAGFVGLALAMAFQYWTSVVDWPINVGGKPDNSTLAWLPVAFEITVLLGALSTVFAFFLRSRLFPGSRARVFHPRVTNDTFALVLEQRDASLDEPQARRLLGELGAFAVESKEVLC
- a CDS encoding hydrogenase yields the protein MSRLTVSSPLRPPQVTGEKSMVDVTEDVCRPLERKAGAGWKLLFLLSLLTLLMGVALVGYQIKKGIGVWGLNKTIGWAFDITNFVFWVGIGHAGTLISAILLLFRQKWRTSINRAAEAMTIFAVLCAAVFPVIHMGRPWLAFWVFPYPNLRGSLWVNFRSPLLWDVFAISTYFIVSAVFWYIGMIPDLATLRDRTTNKVKKWLFSVFSLGWDGSSRTWARYETLTLILAGLATPLVVSVHTIVSMDFATSVIPGWHTTIFPPYFVVGAVFSGFGMVLTLLILTRRVMHWENYITMHHLENMCKVILATGSIVGFAYITEFFMAWYSGNAYEMFTFKNRATGPYAWAYWTMMTCNLVVPQLFWFKKIRTSIVPMFILSILVNVGMWFERFVIIVTSLHRDFLPSSWAMYKPTFVEVGTFLGTFGLFFTCFLLFIRFLPGIAIHEVKIVLSAQNKREEVIRNV
- a CDS encoding cytochrome C, giving the protein MRVGVNQGYEPDQPIAFSHKIHVGENKIDCRYCHFGAEQGRHAGIPPANVCLNCHNKIKKDSPEIQKIAKAVAENKPIEWVKVHNLPDFVYFNHSQHVNAGVDCRSCHGPVETMGRMRQDQPLTMGWCIDCHRQQGIAPPPGHEKAAAAEFLSEKMPKAFVGGMDCAKCHY